In Myxococcus stipitatus, the following are encoded in one genomic region:
- a CDS encoding carboxypeptidase regulatory-like domain-containing protein: MALTLGVLALGSVVAVIAFRAPSDEAPLPAEPRPAAAKPAAPREPTPPPRGVLSVRGRVLLEDQSPARGVEVTVTRSIPGESLSSRPCGADTGTPLSSFQCKDARTVLALLDEGSGAAPVLNRALTAEDGSFTLDGLPEGPVALWALSPRGTAVDLDVAAGTQDVTLVLAKELRGKGRVIDEAARPVVNASVTLFHTEHSRFFETFTDAEGRFVLGPLPQGDYALVVFSPGLLPLHVPDLFIELIDVEDLVLHRPRSIVGQVLMDERPVAGAEVETHDGLYHQVTDAQGRFTLENLSPQRYLLWARHGDQQGEVTTELEEEQDKAEVTVRLGTLFRVVGTVRDEAGKPIADAMVEMNATQELIRTTHTTTDAEGRFVLDRAAQGRMAFSAWAQGFQQTETEHHVVTADMAPLDFVMKRAFVVEGLVTDASGKPLAEVLVSGVKQTGEARPRHDRPPESPYDRGESVEAYTDEQGHFVLNLTQPEAHLVSAEAEGFLGTSLEVVAPAQDVKLVMREGARLQGLVVDERGEPIPEVTLTLWDGGGKELRVSLGPSDEQGRFNIGGLPAGSYSLRAEFNVGGLHHVSLPVELRGTDTTKVTVRMDTGLSVSGVVVDEAGVPIADVGVHGSVTDPISSEADETLSDSVTPSIATTDAQGRFTLHHVPPGPCRLMINKQGYVLREEPASSDDPLSHEPQVVVPAGAKDVRLVLLYQGSVRGRLVREDYSPITRFNINEAPLRDPLGVFRFEVSQPGDLTLTLEAPGLTRMVREVHVAPGQDLDLGDVVLKAGRRVRGRVLDASTSQPVFGVEIEATPLPASPPRQGPEEYVAPLAITRTIPGGEFELPPLEHGPLLLKFHHPEYLDQETLVGPADTTVELRLSSGARLEGTVVDRHGRPILSHVELTPVSDHTISARYKYTRSSQGAFAIRGLLPGDYVVSATAQESSPEHGVGFMPRLVSLGPSESKTLSLQERVGQATLKLRRATPERDLAPLVDGIAFIKVRLFPGPLPLITSRRQWERLAQTLAVPRLEDPTSMEEELTFPQLPLGHYTFVMMGTDVRTRQVVVHREEVGVSSPGVTTLDLVPRWVPVPAP; this comes from the coding sequence GTGGCACTCACGCTTGGTGTGCTGGCACTGGGCTCCGTCGTCGCGGTCATCGCCTTCCGCGCGCCCTCCGACGAAGCGCCCCTCCCCGCCGAGCCCAGGCCCGCGGCCGCCAAGCCCGCGGCGCCGCGCGAGCCCACGCCCCCTCCGCGAGGCGTGTTGTCCGTTCGAGGCCGCGTGCTCCTCGAGGACCAGAGCCCCGCCCGGGGCGTGGAGGTCACCGTCACGCGGTCCATCCCCGGCGAGTCCCTGTCCTCACGCCCCTGTGGCGCGGACACCGGGACGCCGCTGTCCTCCTTCCAGTGCAAGGACGCGAGGACCGTCCTCGCGCTGCTCGACGAGGGCTCGGGCGCGGCGCCGGTATTGAACCGCGCCCTCACGGCGGAGGATGGCTCCTTCACGCTGGACGGACTGCCCGAGGGCCCGGTCGCGCTGTGGGCCCTCTCGCCCCGGGGCACGGCGGTGGACCTCGACGTGGCGGCGGGCACCCAGGACGTGACGCTCGTCCTCGCCAAGGAGCTGCGCGGCAAGGGACGTGTCATCGACGAGGCCGCGCGCCCCGTGGTGAACGCCAGCGTGACGCTCTTCCACACCGAGCACTCGCGCTTCTTCGAGACCTTCACCGACGCGGAAGGCCGCTTCGTCCTGGGCCCGTTGCCGCAAGGCGACTACGCGCTCGTCGTCTTCAGCCCGGGGCTCTTGCCGCTCCATGTGCCGGACCTCTTCATCGAGCTCATCGACGTGGAGGACCTGGTGCTGCACCGGCCCCGGAGCATCGTCGGCCAGGTGCTGATGGATGAGCGCCCCGTCGCGGGCGCCGAGGTCGAAACACACGACGGCCTGTACCACCAGGTGACGGACGCGCAGGGGCGCTTCACGTTGGAGAACCTCTCTCCCCAGCGCTACCTGCTGTGGGCGCGGCACGGCGACCAGCAGGGCGAGGTGACGACGGAGCTCGAGGAGGAGCAGGACAAGGCGGAGGTGACGGTGCGGCTGGGGACCCTCTTCCGCGTGGTGGGCACGGTGCGCGACGAGGCGGGCAAGCCCATCGCGGATGCGATGGTGGAGATGAACGCCACCCAGGAGTTGATCCGCACCACCCACACCACCACGGATGCGGAGGGGCGCTTCGTGCTCGACCGGGCGGCCCAGGGTCGCATGGCCTTCAGCGCCTGGGCCCAGGGCTTTCAGCAAACGGAGACGGAGCACCATGTCGTGACGGCCGACATGGCGCCCCTGGACTTCGTCATGAAGCGCGCCTTCGTCGTGGAAGGCCTGGTCACGGACGCATCGGGGAAGCCGCTCGCGGAGGTCCTGGTCTCCGGCGTGAAGCAGACCGGTGAGGCGCGGCCCCGGCACGACAGGCCCCCGGAATCTCCCTATGACCGTGGCGAGTCCGTGGAGGCCTATACCGACGAGCAGGGCCACTTCGTGCTCAACCTCACCCAGCCGGAAGCCCACCTCGTCAGCGCCGAGGCCGAAGGCTTCCTGGGAACCTCCCTCGAAGTGGTGGCGCCCGCCCAGGACGTGAAGCTGGTGATGCGCGAGGGCGCGCGGCTGCAAGGCCTCGTGGTGGACGAGCGGGGCGAACCCATCCCGGAGGTCACCCTCACGCTCTGGGATGGCGGAGGAAAGGAGCTCCGCGTCTCCCTGGGGCCCAGCGACGAGCAGGGCCGGTTCAACATCGGAGGTCTGCCCGCGGGCTCCTACTCCCTCCGGGCGGAGTTCAACGTGGGCGGCCTGCATCACGTCTCGCTCCCCGTGGAGCTTCGCGGCACGGACACGACGAAGGTGACGGTGCGCATGGACACGGGATTGTCCGTGTCGGGCGTGGTCGTGGATGAAGCGGGGGTGCCCATCGCAGATGTCGGGGTCCATGGCTCCGTCACGGACCCCATCTCGAGCGAGGCGGATGAAACACTCAGCGACTCCGTGACGCCCTCCATCGCCACCACGGATGCCCAGGGGCGCTTCACCCTCCACCACGTGCCACCGGGCCCGTGCCGGTTGATGATCAACAAACAGGGCTACGTCCTGCGCGAAGAGCCCGCCTCGAGCGATGACCCACTCTCGCACGAACCCCAGGTCGTCGTGCCCGCGGGGGCGAAGGACGTCCGGCTGGTGCTGCTGTACCAGGGGAGCGTCCGGGGACGGCTGGTGCGCGAGGACTACTCGCCCATCACCCGCTTCAACATCAACGAGGCGCCCTTGAGAGATCCGCTCGGCGTCTTCCGCTTCGAGGTCTCTCAACCGGGCGACCTGACCTTGACGCTGGAGGCGCCGGGGCTCACGCGCATGGTGCGCGAGGTTCACGTGGCCCCCGGCCAGGACCTGGACCTGGGAGACGTGGTCCTCAAGGCGGGCCGGCGGGTACGGGGACGGGTGTTGGACGCGAGCACCTCCCAGCCCGTGTTCGGCGTCGAAATCGAGGCCACGCCCCTGCCCGCGTCTCCTCCACGACAGGGGCCCGAGGAGTATGTCGCGCCGCTCGCGATCACCCGCACAATCCCGGGGGGCGAGTTCGAACTGCCGCCCCTGGAGCATGGGCCGCTCCTGCTGAAGTTCCATCATCCCGAGTACCTGGACCAGGAGACACTCGTCGGCCCGGCGGACACCACCGTGGAGCTGCGGCTCTCCTCCGGCGCGCGCCTGGAGGGCACCGTGGTGGACCGCCACGGACGCCCCATCCTGAGCCACGTGGAGCTCACCCCGGTGTCCGACCACACCATCTCCGCCCGGTACAAGTACACCCGCAGCAGCCAGGGAGCCTTCGCCATCAGGGGGTTGCTGCCCGGGGACTATGTCGTCAGCGCGACGGCGCAAGAGTCCTCACCGGAGCACGGGGTCGGGTTCATGCCTCGCCTCGTGAGCCTGGGCCCTTCCGAGAGCAAGACCCTCTCCCTCCAGGAGCGCGTGGGCCAGGCCACGCTCAAGTTGCGCCGGGCGACACCGGAGCGGGACTTGGCGCCCCTCGTCGACGGCATCGCCTTCATCAAGGTCCGGCTGTTCCCCGGGCCGCTGCCCCTCATCACGTCCCGCAGGCAGTGGGAGCGGCTCGCGCAGACGCTGGCCGTGCCTCGGCTCGAGGACCCCACGTCCATGGAGGAGGAGCTGACGTTCCCGCAGCTGCCCCTGGGCCACTACACCTTCGTCATGATGGGAACGGACGTCCGGACGCGCCAGGTCGTGGTCCACCGCGAGGAGGTCGGGGTCTCGTCTCCGGGCGTCACCACCCTCGACCTCGTGCCCCGGTGGGTTCCCGTCCCCGCTCCGTGA
- a CDS encoding lysophospholipid acyltransferase family protein, whose amino-acid sequence MLFLGAVVVWAVTTPFDRNGRLLHLYSCFWAQLYFYVNPLWHLRVDGREHLPWRGPAVLVSNHESLGDILVLFGLYRPFKWVSKAANFNLPLIGWNMRLNRYVPLVRGDKESIVKMMARCEHWLERGVPVLMFPEGTRSADGQLKPFKDGAFALALKMRCPVIPIVLTGTARTLPKHGLVLETSAHCHVQVLPPVDSAGFEDVANLREHIRDLIVAEKARLEALPVRA is encoded by the coding sequence GTGCTCTTCCTCGGCGCGGTCGTGGTGTGGGCCGTCACGACGCCGTTCGACCGGAACGGGCGGCTGCTGCACCTGTATTCGTGCTTCTGGGCGCAGCTCTACTTCTATGTGAATCCCCTCTGGCACCTGCGCGTGGATGGCCGTGAGCACCTGCCCTGGCGCGGCCCCGCGGTGCTCGTGTCCAACCACGAGTCGCTGGGCGACATCCTGGTGCTCTTCGGGCTCTACCGCCCCTTCAAGTGGGTCTCCAAGGCCGCCAACTTCAACCTGCCCCTCATCGGCTGGAACATGCGGCTCAACCGCTACGTGCCGCTGGTTCGCGGGGACAAGGAGAGCATCGTCAAGATGATGGCGCGGTGTGAGCACTGGCTCGAGCGCGGCGTCCCCGTGCTCATGTTCCCAGAAGGGACACGCTCGGCGGACGGACAGCTCAAGCCCTTCAAGGACGGCGCCTTCGCCCTCGCCTTGAAGATGCGCTGCCCCGTCATCCCCATCGTGCTCACCGGCACCGCCCGCACCCTGCCCAAGCACGGCCTGGTGCTGGAGACCTCCGCGCACTGCCATGTCCAGGTCCTGCCGCCCGTCGACTCGGCGGGCTTCGAGGATGTGGCCAACCTGCGCGAGCACATCCGGGACCTCATCGTCGCCGAGAAGGCCCGCCTGGAGGCCCTCCCCGTCCGAGCGTGA